GGAGATGACCGTGTAGTCCCCCGTCTTGGTCGGATAGGCCTTGACGCCGGAGGAGAGGGGAAAGTCCATGGCGACCAGGCCGTCTACCAGGTACTGGCCCCGCTGCTCGTCCAGGCAGACGAAGATTTTGCGGGATTTCTTCGGCTTGCGGTTCAGCAGGGTGTCATCCTTGTACACGTCATACGTTTTCCGGTAGTCCTTGCGGGCTACAAAGTGGGCATACGTGGAGGGATGGAACGGGTTTTTATACTCCGGGACGGATTTGTCCACGGCACGCGGGTCCGGCAGGGCCGGGTGGCCCTTGCCGGAGTGGGAGCAGGACGTCCACCCCATGAGAACCACGGGGAGGACGGCCAGAAGAAAGAGATGCTTCATAAGCGGTGAAACCGGGGCGGATACCCCGAGTTACTTGGAACGCGGAATCGTCAGTTTCTGGTTGATGTGAATCATGTCGGACTTGAGGCCGTTGGCCCTC
This DNA window, taken from Akkermansia muciniphila, encodes the following:
- a CDS encoding L,D-transpeptidase family protein; amino-acid sequence: MKHLFLLAVLPVVLMGWTSCSHSGKGHPALPDPRAVDKSVPEYKNPFHPSTYAHFVARKDYRKTYDVYKDDTLLNRKPKKSRKIFVCLDEQRGQYLVDGLVAMDFPLSSGVKAYPTKTGDYTVISKKEDHASNLYGKMYDAEGKCINYNAESTDPVPEGGRFDGSPMPYWQRLTNAGLGLHVGKVRRHPISHGCVRLPRNVAEILYKQTSVGTPVTIQRTPLPVPEVQKAPPVQS